The Silvibacterium dinghuense DNA window GTACTGGCCGAAGTAGTGCCGTACCGCCACGCTGATCTTCTCGAGCGTCTTCTCGCCGATGCCCGGAATCTCCTCGAGCTGCTCCGGCGTCATATCCGCCAGCGCTTCGACCGTCGTGATGCCGGCCGCAACCAGCTTGTCGATGATCGTCTCGCCCAGCTCCGAAACCTGCTCGATCGGCGTCGAAGGACCACCCACGCCCTGCATCTGCTGCTCGACTTCCTGACGCTTCTCTTCTTCGCTCTTGATGTCGATCTTCCAGTCGAGAAGCTTGGCCGCCAGGCGCACATTCTGCCCCTTCTTGCCGATCGCAAGCGACAACTGCGTGTCGTCCACGATGACCTCGAGCTGCTTCTCACCCAGATCGGTGATGCTCACGCGGCTGACCTTCGCCGGCTGCAGCGCCTTCTCCGCAAAGGTCGTAATCTCTTCGCTGAACTCGATGATGTCGATCTTTTCGCCGCGCAGCTCGCGGATGATCGACTGCACGCGCATACCCTTCATGCCCACGCAGGCGCCGACCGGGTCCACATCCTTGTCGCGCGACATCACGGCGATCTTGGTACGCTCGCCCGCTTCGCGGGCGATGGCGCGGATCATCACCGTGCCGTCATAAATTTCCGGCACTTCGCTTTGGAACAGGTTCTGCACCAGCTCCTTGGCCGCGCGCGAAACGATGACCTGCGGTCCCTTGGCCGCGCGGTCCACGCGCAGCAGCACCACGCGGACGCGCTCGCCCACGGCGAACTGCTCCAGGCGCGACTGCTCGCGGCGCGGCATGCGCGCCTCGGCCTTGCCGATGTCGAAGATCACGTCCTGCAGCTCGACGCGCTTCACCGTGGCGTTGATCACCTCGCCCACGCGGTGGTTGTACTCGTTGAAGACCGTGTCACGCTCGGCCTCGCGCACCTTCTGGAAGATGACCTGCTTGGCCATCTGCGCCGCGATGCGGCCCAGCACGTCGGTCGGCTTGTAGTAGCGGATTTCGCCGCCCACCTCGACCTCGGGCGCCAGGGCGCGCGCCTCTTCGAGCGCGATCTGGTTGATCGGGTCCTCGATCTCTTCCGGCGTCTCGACCACCGTCTTATAGACATAGGCCCGGATCTCGCCCGTCTCCTTGTCCAGTTCGGCACGCATGTTTTCCTGCGTCTTGTAGTACTTGCGCGTCGCCAGCGCGATCGCGTCTTCCACGGCTCCCACCACGATCTCCGGGTCGATGCCCTTGTCGCGGCTCAGAATCTCAATGCTCTGATAAAGCTGGCTTGCCATAGTCGTCTCTCAACTCTTCCTTCGGCCCCCGCTGACGGGATACATCAGCGGAGCCGTGTCTCAGGTCCGCAAGCGTTCACGGACAAATGTCTCTGTCGGTCTAGAATTCCGGGATCAGCCGCGCCTTTTCGACGTTCGCCAGCGCGATCTCCAACGTTTCACCGGATGCCGTCTGCGCCTTCTTCGCCTTTCCCTTCGGCTTCAAGGCGCTCAAGTCCACTGTGATGCGCCCATCGGCCACGCCGGTCAGCCTACCCTGCCAGTGGCGGTTCCCATTCACCGGCTCAAAGGTCTGCAGCTTCACCAGGCTGCCCGCAAACCGCTCATAATCAACGGCCGATGACAGCTTCCGGTCCAGCCCCGGCGATGACACCTCGAGCGTGTACTCCGCACCCGGGATCAACTCTTCTACATCGAGAACCGTGCCGAAATCCCGGCTGAAAGCCGTGCAGTCGTCATGCGTGATGCCGGACAGGTGCTCGCGGTTGAAGCCTTCCGGACGAGCTACCTCGTCTCCATCGGACGGCGAAGCCTCCGCCGCGGCGAGCAGCCTGGCCCGTCCTTCGGCGTTCTTCTCAATAAAGATGCGTAGAGCGCGCTGTTTGCCCGCCCCCTGGTACTCCACTTCCACCACGTCAAGGCCATGTGAGGCCGCGACGCGCTGGGCAAGGGCACGAATCTGGTCAAGGTTCAGAGCCATAACAATCTCTGCCGGCGAGGTTTGAGAGGAACTTTCGAGGCCAAAGAAAAAGTGGGCCATAAGCCCACTCATCTCTCCGAGCCCGCCGGGAACGCACGGCGCCACTACGGACAAACTCGTCTGCCAATTAAGCATACGCCCAACCCCGGCAAACTTCAATTCCGTTGCCGGCCGCGGCTTTCGTGTCATACTGCCGCCAACACGTCCCGATCTCATGACCGCCGCCAATCCCTACGCCAGCTACCTTCAGGACAAGGATCCGCTCCGTGTCCTCGCCGCCACCCCGCGCACGATCGAAGAGCTGACCGAGGAACTCGGCTCCGAACGTATGGACGAATCCCCCGCGCCCGGCAAATGGAGTCCCCGCGAGATCCTCTGCCACCTCGCCGATTGCGAAATCGCCTTTTCCTTCCGCCTGCGCCAGACCCTCGCCGAGGACAACCACGTCATCCAGCCCTTCGATCAGGAAAAATGGGCTGCGGCCTACCCCGCCTACGAAGCCCATGACGCACTCGCGCTCTTCTGCGACACCCGCAAGTGGAACATGGCGCTCTTCCGCTCCCTCACCCCCGAGCAGAGGCAGCGCGCCGCCTCGCATCCCGAACGCGGCCCGCTTACTTTCTGGACCATCGTCGAAACCATGGCCGGCCACGATCTCAACCACCTCCAGCAGCTCCAGGCCATCGCCGCCAGCTTCGCGCCGGCCAATCACCCCGCCCCCGGAAACCATCCTCCTCACCGCGGATACGCGCAGACGGAAGACTGACCCACAGTACACCCCTCATCTCCCTCATCGCGACCATCGGGAGCGGAGGCCGAAGGCGAAGCGCACTGCGCGAAGCAGCCGAAGGCAAAGTGCACTGCGCGAAGCAGCGGCCAGTCCGCAGTGGTTATACTCGGCACCATGCCACGCTCAGCACGCCTGCTTTCCCTGCTCGGAACTGCCACGCTTGCGCTCTCTGCCTTCGCCCAAAGCACAACGCCGGCCGCTCCACACGCCGTCACCCTCGACGACCTCTTCCGCTTCCACGACGTCGCCAACCCCGAGATCTCGCCCGACGCGCAATGGGTGCTCTACACCGTCGCCCACACCGACGAAACCGCCGACAAGCGCCTCACCGACCTCTACATCACCCGCTACGACGGATCGGAGACCCTGCGCCTCACCTATAGTGTCGACAACTCGCCCAGCCAGCCGCGCTGGAGCCCCGACGGCAAGTACATCTCCTTTGAGACGGATCGCCCGGGCAAGGCCAAGGGCACGCAGGTGTGGGTGCTCGACCGCCGCGGCGGCGAAGCCCGCCAGCTCACCGACATAAAAGGTCATCTCGGAGGCTACGCCTGGTCGCCGGATGGCAAAAAGCTGCTGCTCGCCATCACCGCCGATGACGACAAGAAGGACGACAAGGACAAAAAAGACGAGAAACCCAAACCCATCGTCATCGACCGCTACCACTTCAAGCAGGATGTCGATGGCTACCTCAGCGACAACAAGCACGAGCTGCTCTACCTCTGGGACGTAGACACCCACAAGCTCGAGAAGCTGACCAACGACGCCAATCACGACGAGAACGATCCCAAGTGGTCGCCCGACGGATCGAAGATCGCCTTCGTCAGCAACCATGACGCCGATCCCGACCGCACCACCAATTCCGATGTCTTCGTCGTCGACGCCAGGCCCAACTCCGCGCCAAAGAAGCTGACCACCTTCGACGGCCCAGACGGCGGCCGACTCGCATGGAGCCCGGACAGCAAGTGGATCGCCTACACGCAGGGTTCGGAACCGAAATTCGAAGAGTACAACCAGGACAACCTCGCCCTCGTTGCCGCCGACGGCACCGGCCAGCGGCTCGTCGCTCCGAAACTCGACCGCAGCATCAGGAACCCGGTTTTCTCCGCTGACGGCAAGTCCATCACCGTGCTCGTCGAAGACGACCGCAACGAATACCCCGCAGAGATCAGCCTCGCCGACGGCTCGGTAAAACGCCTGATACAGGAAGACGGCGTCGTCACCGCGTTCAACTCCGTTGCCGGGAAGGGTGCCGCGGCTGAAAAAATGGTGTTCATCCGCACCACGGACACCGCGCCCGGCGAGCTCTTCGCCTTCGACAATGGCCAGCTCCACGCACTCACCCACGAGAATGACGCCCTGCTCGCAGAGCTCAAACTGGGCAAGACCCTCGACCTCGAAGCGAAGTCGCCCGACGGCGCCACACCGCACGCCCTGCTCACGCTCCCGCCCGATGCCGTCTCCGGCAAAAAGTATCCGATGCTGTTACGGATTCACGGCGGACCCAACGGCCAGGATGCGCACGCCTTCAACCTTGAGCGCCAGCTCTTCGCCGCGCGCGGCTACGCCGTGCTCAACGTGAACTATCGCGGCAGCTCGGGCCGTGGCAAAGCATGGCAGGAGTCGATCTTCGCCGACTGGGGTCATCACGAAGTGACCGACCTGCTCGCCTCAGTCGACGAGGCGGTGAAGGAAGGCTATGCCGATCCCGATCACCTCGGCGTAGGCGGCTGGAGCTACGGCGGCATCCTCACCGACTACACTATCGCCTCGACCACGCGCTTCAAGGCGGCCATCAGCGGCGCAGGCATGGGCAATCCCATCGGCCTCTACGGCATCGATGAATATGTGCACCAATACAACACCGAGCTGCTGCCGCCGTGGAAGGCGCAGGAGACCTACATCAAGCTCGCCTACCCGCTCTACCACGCCGACAGAATCAGGACGCCCACGCTCTACATGGGCGGCGACAAGGACATGAACGTGCCCCTCAACGGCGGCGAGCAGATGTACCAGGCCCTCCGCACGCTCGAGGTGCCAAGCGAACTCGTCATCTACCCGGGGCAGTTCCACGGCTTCACCAAGCCCAGCTTCATCAAGGACCGCTACCAGCGCTATTTCGCCTGGTACGACAAGTGGATCCTGGGCAAGATCGATGCCACGCCGACATCCACGCCTGCAAAAGACGCCGCAAAACCCGCGGAATAGCACAAACCGGGTGCCCCATGTCTCGATGTTGAGACATGGGAGCGCACAGAACTATTCTTCGGCACATAAAGAGGAAATCGACGCATGAGCATAGCAACCGACAAGGTAAAGAAACGTTGCGAAGCTGGCCTCTGTGGCGCCTGCGGCAAAAACCCTTGCGAATGCCTGCGTGGCAGGCGCAAGTCGAGATGGCGAACCAAACTGACACCCGACCTCAGTAGAAAGAGAAGTGGACCAGTCAGGAAAAGGGCAAGAAGCATCGCAGAATTTCGCGAATGGATATTGAAGAACTTCGAAGCTTGGACTTCAAAATAGCTCCCCGGGTGCCCCACGTCTCGATTTTGAGACGTGGGTTCGCAGGATGCCGAAGGCGAAGGCCAGTCCAATCCCAGCCATAGTCCCCACCTATCCCAAGCTGGCCCCCACGCGATGAACGCGATAGGCTGAAACGTTAGCCATACTCGCATGACGAACCCGAACGATATCCCCGCCGCACTCGCCGCCAACGACATGAACAGCGCCACCAGCCTCATCACCGGAGGCACGCGCTTCGTCCGCGCCTGCCTGCGTCAGCCTGTCGACCGCACGCCGGTCTGGTTCCTGCGCCAGGCGGGCCGCTACATGGCCGAGTATCAGGCCGTGCGCCGCCATCACTCGCTGCTCGAGATCTGCAAGCAGCCCGCGCTCGCGGCCGAGGTCACCATCACCGCCGCCGAAAAGCTCGACGTGGACGCGGCCATCATCTTCGCCGACCTGCTGCTGCCCTTCGAGTGCATGGGCCTGCCCTTCGAGTTCCAAGCCGGCGAGGGCCCGGTGGTGCATCATCCTGTCCGCACCGAGGAAGACATCGCGCGCCTGCGCACCGACCGCGCCTCCGAGCTCGACTACGTGGCCAAGGCCATCGAGAAGGTGGTCGCGCACTTCAAGGACCGGCTCGGCATCATCGGCTTCTGCGGCGCGCCCTTCACCCTCGCCAGCTACATGATCGAGGGCGGCAGCTCGCGCAATTACATCCACACCAAGACGCTGATGTACCGCCATCCCGACGCCTGGCGCTGCCTGCTCGACAAGCTCAACACCGTGCTGGTGCAGTACGCCCAGCAGCAGGTCGAAGCCGGAGCCGACGTCCTCCAGGTCTTCGATAGCTGGGCCGGCGCGCTCTCCGTCGAGGACTATCGCGACTTCGTGCTGCCCGCGACCACCACATTGATTCGCCAGATCCAGGCCCTCGGGGTGCCCGTCATCTACTTCGGCGTCGATACTGCCTCGCTGCTGCCCGCCATGCGCGAGACCGGCGCCGATGTCCTCGGACTCGACTGGCGTACGCCGCTCGCGCAGGCCTGGCACGGCCTCGATTACGCGGTCGCGGTGCAGGGCAATCTCGACCCCATCACGCTCTTCGCCGAGCCCGAGTTGATTCGTAACCGTGTCCGTAACATTCTCGACCAGGCCGACGGACGTCCGGGCCATATCTTCAACCTGGGCCACGGCATCGTGCCCAATACGCCGGTCGAAAACGTGCAGCACGTCGTGAAATTCGTCCGCGAATATCACGACGAGAAGGCTTCGAGAGGAGTGGCGTCGCATGGCTGAGAAGACAGCCATCCTCCTGCTTGCGCACGGCACACCGGACTCGCTCGACGAGATCCCCGCGTATCTCGCGAACATCACCGGCGGGCGTCCCATGCCGGACCATGTGATCGAGGAGATCCGCCATCGCTACTCGCTTATCGAACCAAGCCCGCTCACGCGCATCACCATGGAGCAGGGCCGCCTGCTTAGCAAAGAACTCGGGATGCCTGTCTATGTGGGCATGCGCAACTGGAAGCCCTACATCGCCGACGTGGTCGCACAGATGAAGGCCGACGGCATCACACGCATCGCCGCCATCTGCCTCGCGCCGCAGAACTCGCGCACCAGCGTCGGACTCTACCGCAAGGCGCTCTATGCCGCAGCCGGCGATCTTACGGTCGAATTTACAGCCGGCTGGGCCGAGCATCCGCTGCTCGCCCAAGCCTTCGCCGAGCGCCTCGCCGCTGTGCTCGCTCCCTTCGAAGCCGAAGCCGGGCACCGCATCCCTGAAAATCGCATCCCGGTCGTCTTTACCGCGCACTCCGTGCCGCTGCGCACCGTGCAGGCGACCAGCGAAGATGGAGCTTCGCCCGATCCTTACGCGGACGAAGCGAAGGCCACGGCGCGGCTCACTGCCGAGGCCGCCGGTCTCGCACCGGAGCAATGGACCTTCGCCTTCCAGAGCCAGGGCATGTCGGGAGGGCCATGGATCGGGCCCACCGTGGAAGAAACGCTCGACGCACTCCATCAGCAAGGCGCAAAAGGGGTCGTTATCGCCCCTATCGGCTTCCTCTGCGACCACGTCGAAATCCTCTACGACATCGACATCGCCTTCAAGGAGCATGCCGCAAAGCTTGGCATCGAGCTGCGCCGCCCCGTATCGCTGAACGAGTCCGCCACGCTCACCGTCGCGCTCGCCGACGTAGCTCGCGCCGCCCTAACAGCGCTCGACGCACGCAAAAACGAAGCAACATCCGCATGAAGCGTATTGCTGTCATCGGCGGAGGCATGAGCGGCACCGCCGCCGCCTATCAACTCGCTCGCGAGGGCGCCCAGGATGGCAACGTCGCGTTCACGCTCTACGAGGCATCTTCCCGCCTCGGCGGCATTGTCGAGACGGCGCGTGTCGAGACCGCCGATGGCCGCTGGATCATCGAATGCGGCCCTGACGCCTGGGTCACCGAGAAGCCCTGGGCTCGCGAGCTGGCCGTCGAACTCGGCCTCGAAAGCGAAATCCTGCCCTCGAACGATGCAAAGAGGCAGACCTATCTCCTGCGTAGCGATCAACTCGTGCTCATGCCCAAAGACATGAGGATGATGGTGCCCACCACATGGGAGCCGATCGAATCCTCGCCGCTCTTTTCCGATGAAGCCCGCGCCGCCTACCGCCGAGAGGCTGAATCCGCCGCAAAACTTACAGCGTTAGCCTTGAAGGACGGCGAGGACGAGTCGGTCGCCAGCTTCGTCCGCCGCCACTTCGGCGACGAGGTCACCCGCACCCTCGCCGGGCCGCTGCTGGCCGGCATCTTCGGCGGCGATGTCGAGATGCTGAGCGTTCGCGCCGTCATGCCCGCCTTCGTCAAGATGGAGCGCGAGCACGGCAGCCTCATCGCCGCGCTTCAATCCCGCAAGCCATCCGGCGGCCCGGCACCGGCTGTCTTCACCACACTCGCCAGCGGACTGCAGACTCTCGTCGACCGCATGCAGGCCGCCATCCCGGCTGAGGCCATCCGCCTTGAAACGCCGGTTACCGGGCTCACCCGTAAAGGGTCTAAATGGCACATTACTCTCTTTTCGAAAGTTACTCTCCAAACAGACCATATCCCCCAAAACGAAAGTTTTGACGAGGTGATCCTCGCCACCCCGGCACATGTCACCCGCGCGTTGCTCGCTCCCGTCCACGCAGATTTCGGCCGCCTCCTCGACATGGAAGCCAGTTCGGCCATCATCGTCGCCCTCGGCTTCGCGCCAAAAGACACCCGCAACCTCCAGATTCCTGAAGGCTTCGGCTACCTCACCTTCCAACCCGGTCCCGAAGACCTGATGGCCTGCACCTTCGCCGACCAGAAATACCTGGGCCGCGTGCCCGCGGGCGCCGTCCTGCTCCGCGCCTTCTTCGGCGGCGAGGCCGGTCTGCGCCTCATGAGTGAGTCCGACGAAGCGCTCATCGCCCGCGCTCTCCGCCAGCTTTCGGCCGCGCTCGGACCGCTGCCCGCGCCCGCGCTCCGCCTTGTTCGCCGCGCCCCGCGCTCGCTGCCGCAATACGCTGTCGGTCATCCCGCAAGAATGGAAGAGCTTGCCGCTCTCACCGCGCAGTTCCCCGGCCTGCACCTGGTCGGCAATGCCTATCACGGCGTCGGCCTGCCCGATATGGTCCGCCAGGGCCGCGAGGCCGCCCGCAAAGCCACTTCCTGAGACCTCCTCCGCTCACCGGCATCTAACCCTGCATGGCCACCAAAGCATTGCAAGCAGCCGCGAGCGGAACGTTCTCACTCGGCGGAGATCTCACCATCCACCGTCTCGGCTTCGGGGCCATGCGCATCACCGGCGAAGGCATCTGGGGTGAGCCCAAAGATCCGGAAACCGCAAAGAAAGTCCTGCGCCGCGCCGTCGAACTGGGCGTCAACTTCATCGACACTGCCGATGCCTACGGCCCGGAAGTGAGCGAGCGCCTCATCGCCGAAGCACTCTACCCTTATCCGAAAGACCTGGTCATTGCCACCAAGGGCGGCCTTACCCGCCAGGGGCCGAACAAGTGGCTCCCCGTCGGCCGGCCCGAATACCTCCAGCAGTGTGTCGAAATGAGCCTGCGCCGCCTGAAGGTCGAGCGTATCGATCTCTGGCAGCTGCACCGCATCGATGCCAAAGTGCCGGTCGAGGAGTCGCTTGGCGTCATCAAGGAGCTGCAGAAACAGGGCAAGATCCGCCACGTCGGCCTCTCCGAGGTGAACGCCGCGGAGATCGAGCAGGCGCAGAAGGTGCTGCCCATCGTCTCCGTGCAGAACCAGTACAACCTCGGAGACCGCCGGCACGAGCAGGTCGTCGCATACGCCACGAAGCACAAGCTCGGCTTCATCCCCTGGTTCCCAGTCGCTGCCGGCCAGCTCGCACGCGCGGGCGGACCGCTCGACTCGGCCGCCAGGCGCCATGGCGTCACCGTCGCCCAGCTCTCGCTCGCGTGGCTGCTCCATCACTCGCCCGTAATGCTGCCCATCCCCGGCACCTCGTCGGTCTCGCACCTTGAGGAGAACGTCGCCTCAGCCGATGTGCAGCTTTCGGCCGAGGAGTGGAAGGCGATCGAGGAAGACGCGGCCAAGCAGTAAGAGCACATTCGCAGAAGCCCGGGTGCCCCACGTCTCGCACCTGAGACGTGGGTTCGCAGGATGAGCCTCGTACTTCCCCACACAAGCCAACACCAGGCTTGTATGGGCCACCTGCTCTTCATTCACAAAACACTGTCATCTCGACCGCAGCGAGGCGGCTTCATCGTCTCGCGCAGTTGGGATGACAGTGCATTGGAAATGGAAAAGGGCAGCCTCACCGGCTGCCCTTTGTTCTGCTCTAAACCTGCCTTACATTTCCAGAAAATTCCGGATCAGCTTCTTGCCGTCGCTGGTCAGCACGCTCTCGGGATGGAACTGCACGCCCTCGACTTTCATTGTCTTGTGACGCAGCCCCATGATGGTGCCGTCCGCCGTCCGCGCCGAGATCTCGAGCTCCTGCGGCAGGTTCTTCTCCGCCACGATCAGCGAGTGGTACCGCGTGCAGGTCATCGGCGTCGCAATGCCCTGGAAGATCGTCTTGCCATCGTGCTCTACCTCGCTGGTCTTGCCGTGCATCAGTTTAGAAGCACGCACGACGTCGCCGCCGAAGGCCGCGCCGATAGCCTGGTGGCCGAGGCACACACCCAGAATCGGTACCTTGCCTGCGAAGTGCTTGATCAGATCGATCGAGATGCCAGCTTCCTGCGGTGTACACGGGCCCGGTGAAAGCAGGATGCGCTCCGGCTTGAGCGCGTCTACTTCGTCCACGGTCAGCTCATCGTTGCGGCGGATCGTCATCTCCGCGCCCAGCTCACCCATGTACTGCACCAGGTTGTACGTAAAAGAGTCGTAGTTATCGAGAACGAAGATCATCGGACTACTACAAGTGTAGCGCTTCATCGGAACTGAGGATCAGGCAGCCTTCTCCGCTCGCCACATGAGCACGCCCAGCAGGATCGCCACGAGGAACAGCGCAGGCACATCCGCCATCAGGTGGCTGGTCTCCATCGGGTCTCTGATAGCCTGCTCGGCCATGATGGCTCCGTGCACCACGCTGGACCACACCGTGAACCAGATGAGGCTGCGATGCGCCTGCGGATTGCGCGACGCCACCAGCAGGAACACGCCAAGAGTAGCGTAAACACCAATGATCATCATGAGATAGTGAGAATGGCCATACCCCCACTGCCAGCCAGACGGCCAGACAATACCCAGCAGGTAGATGCCGAAGATAAAAATCAGCCCGACAACGATCAAAGCAACGCGAAGCAAGCGGTCCGCATTCATCTCATCCCTCCCCGGTTTGTTCCCCCGAATGGCGATCCAAATTACGTTTCGAACCCGGGAACTGTCCAGGCCTTTCCCTCACATGCTGGCGGCTCCATAGAGGAGCATCGGCAACCAATGCTTATTCCCGACCAGCGGGAGCCGAAGGCGAAAGGCGCAGTGGCCGAAGGTGAAAGGCATGGACGGCCAGCTCCATCCCGCGCGCAGTAGCTCAGTGGTATGCTGTTGCGCAATCGGGTTTGTCTCGTGACTCGAGATCGTCTTAAAGCAAGAAGACAGGGTTCGGGAGGTTCGCCATGAAGCTTTCCGCGGTCGTTCTTCTCCTCAGCGCCGGAGCTATCGCCTCCGCGCAGACGGCAACCGGGACGCAGCCCGCGTTTCCCGCGCCGCCCGTCGCCCTCGGCACACCTTCGCAGCAGGCATCGGAGGCCACCACAGAGCGCCTGCGCAAACAGGCCCAGGTTCAGGTTGAGTCGATGTTGCATGAGCTCGATCGGCAGGCCGCCGAACACCCCAGCTGCCCCGTTCTGCTCACCAGCGCCGAGTTCGAGCCCTATGCGATGCCTGTCGGCTCGACCGGACAAGGTCCCGGCCATTTCAATCTTCGCTACCAGAACCACAGTGGCAAATCGATCGCCTCTCTGAAGCTCAGCGTTCAGCTGCTGGTGAAGCGGAGTGTTTACGATCTGCAGGCTTACCCGCTGAGCCTGACGCTCAGCGCCGAGAGCGGCAGCAGCGGCGAACTGGACCAGCTCAGCCGCCTTGCGCTGCCCACCGGTCTCCACCCCACAACAATCCGTAACGTCGCGCTCATCGAGGTTACCTACAGCGACGGATCGACCTGGACATCGGCCCCATCCCTCGATGGAACACCGGCCTGCAGCCTGCAACCGAGCCCAATGCGTGAGGTGGCCGCGCGATAAGAGCAATTTCCGGGCCACCCGAAAACCTCAATCGCGACCGACGGGAGCGAAAGGCGAACCGCCCGGGTGGCTAGGCGGCATCCACAATATAAATAACCAGGCTGAAAATAAACGACTGATATTACGAATTGTCATTCCGACCGGAGAGAGCCGTAAGGCGAACGTAGCGGAGGAACCTGCAGTTCTCTCGGGCCCAGGCAGAACTGCAGGTTTCTCCGCTACGCAGGACGATAAAAACCGTCCTGCTCCGGTCGAAATGACAACCCTTTTCGTTGCTATATCTGGATACGCTCTAACCCCGCGCCCTTTCGATGGCGCGTACCACGGCGCGCGCCTTGTTCACGCTCTCTTCGAATTCCTTCTCCGGCACCGAGTCGGCAACAATACCCGCTCCCGCCTGGATGTGTCCCTGCCTGCCGCGCATCAGCAGCGTGCGAATGGCGATGCACGAGGTCAGGTTTCCGGAGAAATCCGCATAGAGCACGCTGCCGCCGTAGATGCCGCGCCGCGTCGGCTCCAGCTCCTCGATAATCTCCATGGCGCGAATCTTCGGCGCGCCGCTCAGCGTGCCCGCCGGGAAGCAGGCGCGGAAGGCGTCCACCGCGGACATGCCCGCGCGCAGCTTGCCCTCGATCGCGCTCACCAGGTGCATCACGTGCGAGTAGCGCTCGACGAACATCAGGTCGGTCACCTTCACCGATCCGAATTCACTCACCCGGCCCACGTCGTTGCGGCCCAGGTCAACGAGCATCACGTGCTCGGAGCGCTCCTTCTCATCGGCCAGCAGCTCGCCCTCGATGCGCACATCTTCTTCCGGGGATGACCCGCGCGGACGCGTGCCGGCGATAGGACGGTAATCCACGCGATCGCCCTGCACCCGCACCAGCAGCTCAGGCGACGAGCCGACAATGTGCGTGTCCGCCTCTTTGTTCACGCCGAAGCGCAGGAAATACAGGTAGGGCGAGGGATTCACGATGCGCAGCGAGCGATAGACCTGGAAGGGATCGACGCCCGGTTCCACATCGAAGCGCTGCGAGAGCACCACCTGGAAGATGTCGCCCGCCGCGATGTACTCCTTCGCCTTATCGACCGCCTTCAGGAAGTCCTTCTTCTTCGTTTTGTACTCGATCTTCAGCTTGCCCGAGGGCTTCTTTGCCTTGAGATTCGGCAGAGGACGCGCCAGCCGCTTGGCCAGCCGGTTCAGCCGCTTCAGCGCGTCTTCATACGCGGCCTGCGGCTTCTGCTTGCGCACGTCGGCGGTCACAATCAGCAGGA harbors:
- the hemE gene encoding uroporphyrinogen decarboxylase; the encoded protein is MNSATSLITGGTRFVRACLRQPVDRTPVWFLRQAGRYMAEYQAVRRHHSLLEICKQPALAAEVTITAAEKLDVDAAIIFADLLLPFECMGLPFEFQAGEGPVVHHPVRTEEDIARLRTDRASELDYVAKAIEKVVAHFKDRLGIIGFCGAPFTLASYMIEGGSSRNYIHTKTLMYRHPDAWRCLLDKLNTVLVQYAQQQVEAGADVLQVFDSWAGALSVEDYRDFVLPATTTLIRQIQALGVPVIYFGVDTASLLPAMRETGADVLGLDWRTPLAQAWHGLDYAVAVQGNLDPITLFAEPELIRNRVRNILDQADGRPGHIFNLGHGIVPNTPVENVQHVVKFVREYHDEKASRGVASHG
- a CDS encoding alpha/beta hydrolase family protein, translating into MPRSARLLSLLGTATLALSAFAQSTTPAAPHAVTLDDLFRFHDVANPEISPDAQWVLYTVAHTDETADKRLTDLYITRYDGSETLRLTYSVDNSPSQPRWSPDGKYISFETDRPGKAKGTQVWVLDRRGGEARQLTDIKGHLGGYAWSPDGKKLLLAITADDDKKDDKDKKDEKPKPIVIDRYHFKQDVDGYLSDNKHELLYLWDVDTHKLEKLTNDANHDENDPKWSPDGSKIAFVSNHDADPDRTTNSDVFVVDARPNSAPKKLTTFDGPDGGRLAWSPDSKWIAYTQGSEPKFEEYNQDNLALVAADGTGQRLVAPKLDRSIRNPVFSADGKSITVLVEDDRNEYPAEISLADGSVKRLIQEDGVVTAFNSVAGKGAAAEKMVFIRTTDTAPGELFAFDNGQLHALTHENDALLAELKLGKTLDLEAKSPDGATPHALLTLPPDAVSGKKYPMLLRIHGGPNGQDAHAFNLERQLFAARGYAVLNVNYRGSSGRGKAWQESIFADWGHHEVTDLLASVDEAVKEGYADPDHLGVGGWSYGGILTDYTIASTTRFKAAISGAGMGNPIGLYGIDEYVHQYNTELLPPWKAQETYIKLAYPLYHADRIRTPTLYMGGDKDMNVPLNGGEQMYQALRTLEVPSELVIYPGQFHGFTKPSFIKDRYQRYFAWYDKWILGKIDATPTSTPAKDAAKPAE
- the hemH gene encoding ferrochelatase yields the protein MAEKTAILLLAHGTPDSLDEIPAYLANITGGRPMPDHVIEEIRHRYSLIEPSPLTRITMEQGRLLSKELGMPVYVGMRNWKPYIADVVAQMKADGITRIAAICLAPQNSRTSVGLYRKALYAAAGDLTVEFTAGWAEHPLLAQAFAERLAAVLAPFEAEAGHRIPENRIPVVFTAHSVPLRTVQATSEDGASPDPYADEAKATARLTAEAAGLAPEQWTFAFQSQGMSGGPWIGPTVEETLDALHQQGAKGVVIAPIGFLCDHVEILYDIDIAFKEHAAKLGIELRRPVSLNESATLTVALADVARAALTALDARKNEATSA
- the nusA gene encoding transcription termination factor NusA, encoding MASQLYQSIEILSRDKGIDPEIVVGAVEDAIALATRKYYKTQENMRAELDKETGEIRAYVYKTVVETPEEIEDPINQIALEEARALAPEVEVGGEIRYYKPTDVLGRIAAQMAKQVIFQKVREAERDTVFNEYNHRVGEVINATVKRVELQDVIFDIGKAEARMPRREQSRLEQFAVGERVRVVLLRVDRAAKGPQVIVSRAAKELVQNLFQSEVPEIYDGTVMIRAIAREAGERTKIAVMSRDKDVDPVGACVGMKGMRVQSIIRELRGEKIDIIEFSEEITTFAEKALQPAKVSRVSITDLGEKQLEVIVDDTQLSLAIGKKGQNVRLAAKLLDWKIDIKSEEEKRQEVEQQMQGVGGPSTPIEQVSELGETIIDKLVAAGITTVEALADMTPEQLEEIPGIGEKTLEKISVAVRHYFGQYEEGEERPAAVENAEIEAAAAAERASLAEEEDALKLDLTQDGEFEPAGEDTEDEGSGLIHDAVAAEAIEEATETGAGAEFEGGRPVAPGSQNTSHRLEETAVTEDVAETAELREETDHNAGNGE
- the rimP gene encoding ribosome maturation factor RimP; translated protein: MALNLDQIRALAQRVAASHGLDVVEVEYQGAGKQRALRIFIEKNAEGRARLLAAAEASPSDGDEVARPEGFNREHLSGITHDDCTAFSRDFGTVLDVEELIPGAEYTLEVSSPGLDRKLSSAVDYERFAGSLVKLQTFEPVNGNRHWQGRLTGVADGRITVDLSALKPKGKAKKAQTASGETLEIALANVEKARLIPEF
- a CDS encoding DinB family protein, encoding MTAANPYASYLQDKDPLRVLAATPRTIEELTEELGSERMDESPAPGKWSPREILCHLADCEIAFSFRLRQTLAEDNHVIQPFDQEKWAAAYPAYEAHDALALFCDTRKWNMALFRSLTPEQRQRAASHPERGPLTFWTIVETMAGHDLNHLQQLQAIAASFAPANHPAPGNHPPHRGYAQTED